The genome window TGCTTCAATCTCAATTGATTTTGAAGCTAGGTCAATTGTCAATTTATAAGTTCCATCAGTTCCTACGAATTGGATGTTTCCATCTTTATCTTGAAGCAATTCAGAAGTAGTATTTTCTACATCACCCCAACCATAGTTTCCATCATCCCATGATCCTAAGATACCTACAAACTTAAATTCTTCGTTTGCTACTAGAGCAGTTTCAAGAACATAAACTTGGTCGCTTACCCACTCAGCTCTTTGTCTGTTTGAGTTTGCAGTATCATTCCATCCGTTTGCTGAACCTACTTTATAAATACGCTCACCAAATGCCATAGTGTTGTTGTTAAAGTCAAGAGTTACTTTGTACTCTTTCGCTTCTTCTCCAACAAACTTGAAGTTTCCTCCATCATTATTGATCAATGAACTATTTGATGGGAAGTTATCAAATCCCCAGTTTCCATCTGAGTCAGCCCATGAACCTGGTACACCAACAATTTTAAATCCTTCACCAGGAGTCATTGTCAATGTAGTTTCATAAACTTTTGAACCACGAACGTAAATCTCTGGGATTTTGATTTCGAAGTAATTTGCATCATCAGGGTTGTTCCAACCGTTTGCATCACCTACTTTATAAACATAGTTGATAGCTTCTCCTAATTCGTATGTTCCTTCATTAAGATCAACTTTCAATAAGTATTTATCTTTCTTAGGTACACGGAAAGTATAAGTTGCATTCTCTTCAACATTACCTGATACCTGACCTTCAGTGATTACTGGTGAACGATATGTTTTGTCTACCTTGATACCGTCTTGAGTAGTTCTCAAGTCAAATGCACCTACAAGATCAACAACACCTTCATAGATTCCAGAACCTTCTTTAGTTTCAAGAATGATATCATTTACGTTCAATCCCCAAGCACTTTGATCACCTACAATCCATAATGCATTTTCTTCTGGTACTTCAATCGGAAGTTTTTCAACAGAAAGTACTTTGAAAATATTAGAGTTTGTGTTTACCTCTAACTCATATAGACCTGGACCTTCGAAATCTGCAGCATTGTGGTTTCCTGCTCCTGGATCTGTATCTAACTGACCTTTGCTAGAACCAGCACCGTAGTTAGTACCATCCCATCCTGCTTGAGCAGAGAACTTAAATTCTGAAGTTAACCATACTTTACCAGTATAAACTCCATTATTTTGTACAGATACTAGATTTACATTTGTATAACTTTGAATATCACCTTCTACCGGCTCTACAATATCATGTGACCAACCGTTGTGAGCACCAGGTACCCAAAGGATAGGTTGAGCTTTTACAAATGATACAGCTTGATCATCGTTAAGACTAGCTGTAAAGTTATATTTCCCGTCTTCTTCCAATACCAAGGCATCTCCACCTTCTACAAATGCTCCATCAACAACACCATAAACGATAGCTGATCCGTCATTAAAGTCATTTGTGTAGAATTCGTAAGTTTCTGTTGCTAAAAGCTCCACAGCTCCTGCATACTCATGATCTGCAGCAGATGAGATAATGTATCTCTCTGAATCTACAACTTTACCACCTTCTGAAGCTGCAACTACAAATAACTTGTAGTGAGATGCGTAAGGTTTGATCGAAGTATTGAATGACTCAGACGCTAGACCTACACCTGTACTGTTACCAGAGTCATTCGCCAATTTAGATACAACTCTAAATTCATAGTTTGCAGCAGTTAATGTATCTGCTTCTACAGCACCCAAAGCCGAGTTTAACTCTCCAATTGTTACTTCAGAAGTTAAAGATGCAGTCTCTTCAATTACTGTTGAAAGACCTTCTTCTGAGATCAACTCTAATGCATAAACAATTTTTGAAGGGAAGTCAGTCTTAGTTGCCGTCCATGTAAATGTTTTAAACACATCATCTGCTTGTGCTTTATCAAGATTGTAAAGCGACTCAAACTCAGGGTTAGTTAAAACTGGAACTGTAGCAGTATCTTCAGTAAACTTCACTTGGTCATCCTCTTGACAAGACACAAAGGCAAAAGAAGCCAAGAAGAAAAGAATATATTTAACAAAGTTTGTTTTCATTTCCGTAGTATTTACAACAAAAATCCTATTAAAAAATGATTAGATCTTGCCTAAGCCTAAACCTAGGCAAGAGTTATGATTACATCCAAGCTGGATTTTGTTTCAACTTAGGGTTAGCGTTGATTTCTGATGAAGGCAATGGCAATAGATCGAACTTTGACTCAAGTCCTTTACCGTTTACATCTCCACCTTTCCAAGGCCATACATATTCTGAAGTTGAGAATTGACCGAAACGAACTAGGTCAGTTCTACGGTGTCCTTCCCAGTATAGCTCTCTTGCACGCTCATCTAAAAGGAATCCTTCAGGATTTGATGACAATTCTGCTTTGTAAGCCGTTTGAAGATCAGAAGAAACATTTCCTCTTGTCCAAATTTCTTCAAGGTTTGCCATTGACGTTCCTGAAACACCACCCATTCTCATTTCTGCTTCAGCTAACATCAAGTAAGCATCTGCTAAACGGAATACAGGGAAGTTAGTATCTACAAAAGTCAAGTTAGGGTCTGATCCGTTATAACCTAGACGAGATTTGTTAGTATATTTAACTACAGCATATCCATCTGTAAATTTAGTCAAGTCTGTATTTGCTCTGTCATGCTCTCTGTAGAACATACCTCTTGGGTCTACTTGTACTTCGTTTCCATCTTCAAACTTCTCTACTAGAGCTGTTGTAGAACGGTGTCCACCCCATCCTGAATCGATACCATATTCTTCAGCACTCATGTCTCCACCTACAGCACCGTGAATTAAGAATGTAGTACCACCGTAAGATTGTGTGTAAAGACCATCATAGTTTACTGAGAAGATAATCTCTTGAGACAAGTAGTTATCTGCCATGAAGTTATTTGCATAATCACCCTCCAATGAGTAACCTGCATTGATTACTTTCTCTAAATAAACTTTAGCATCCTCCCATCTTGGAGTTCCAGTGTAAACTTCTGCATTCATATAAAGCTTAGCCAATAACATATAAGCTGCTGCTTTATCTGCTTGACCAACAAAGCCAGCTTTTGCTGCTTTCAATTGTTGTACTGCATCCTCAGAAGTAATCTCCATCAATTCACTTTCGATGAATTCAAAGATTTCTGTACCTCCGAATCCGCTTGCTGGAGGAGCTGGAGGAGTTGAACCAATTGCTGAGTTTTCATCTGTAAATGGAATACCATTTCCGTAGAAATCTAGCGCATGCCAGTAACTCATTGCTCTTAGGTAGCGAGCCTCTGCTCTCATTTGATTCATTCTATCCGTAGGATCATCCTCTCCAAAATCAGCACCTTCAGTATCACGGATGAACTGGTTAGCCAAAGTGATTTGGTAAGTCATACGGTAGTAAAGAATCTCAACCAAAACGTTTGATGCAGCCCAAGTTGCTTGGCTTAATTCTGGTTGTCCTGGGTCACCCCATCCATTGATTGCTTCATCTGTTGGAAGCTCTTGGAATTCCCAGTATTTTCTTAGGTATTGGCTGGCTCCTTCATCCAAACCTCCCAAGTCAGGAGCACCTGCAGGACCTTTTTGTCCTGAAACTGCTAAACCTGCATAAATTTTAGCCAATCCTTGCTCATAGCTATTTAAATCTGTATAGATTTTATCTTTACTATCTAAGTTTGGATCGATTGGATCAACATTCAAATCGTTTATACAAGAAGAGAATGTTAGTGAAAGTGCAGCAGTAGCTACTACTGCACCTTTCATGATATATTTTTGAATTTTCATGGATTAATTCGCTTTTAGAATGACAAGTTAACACCCAACATGTAAGTTCTTGGACGAGGATAAAGGTTGTTATCAATACCACCTGAAACCTCTGGATCAAGACCATCATATCCTGTAATTACGAATGCGTTGTTTACTGTACCGTAAACTCTAGCATTGTATTTACCACCAGCTAAGTTATTGAAGTTGTAACCTAACATGATGTTATCCATACGGAAGTAGTTTGCATCTTGAACATAGTAATCAGAATGTTGCTGCATCGTTTGGAACATTGTGTTATACACATCTGCAGTTCTGTTTGAGTTGAATCCTGAAACAGACATTCCGTTTAAGTTAGAGTTTGCAGAATTTACGTTGTTGTAAACTTGCTGTCCAAAGTTTGCTCTACCTGACATGCTGAAATCCCAGTTCTTATAAGTTGCTCTCATGTTCACACCGATCATGAAGTCTGGGTTTGGATCACCAGCGATGTACTTATCAGCTTCAGTAATTTGACCATCACCGTTTCTGTCTACATAAGCACCTTCGATTGGCATTCCTTTGTCATCATAGATTTGCTCATACACTAGGAAAGACGAAGGAGCATAACCTACTTGGTGAATCTGGATTGTTTGTCCTGTACCACCTGCAATACCACCTACTTTCACACCTGCATAATCAGGATCATCTACCAAAGTAAGTTGTGTGATTTCTGTTCTGTTATATGTGAAGTTTACTCCGAAATCTAAGAAGAAGTCTCCTGTTTGAACTAGTTTAGAGTTCAAAGTCAATTCAACACCTTGGTTTTGCAAGCTACCTACGTTTGTAAGCAATTGGTTTGTCAAGTTAGAACCTGAAGCAACAGGAACTGTATTCAATAGATCGTTTGTAACACGGTGGTAAGCATCAATGTTACCAGTTAACTTATCATCGAAGAATCCGAAATCTAAACCAATGTTATAAGTAGTTGTTTCTTCCCACTTAATGTTCTCATCGTATCCATTAGGTCTGATTGTAGGGTAAATCATTTTACCTGTGTTCGGATCGTAATAAACATACTGAGAACGCTCATCACCATAAATATAAGTTGGCATATATGGGTAGTTACCACCACCAATATTTTGCTGACCAGTGATACCCCATCCTGCACGTAGTTTCATGCTAGAAACAACTGCTGAATTTTGAATGAAGTCTTCTTTACCAATATTCCAAGCAAAAGCTGCTGAAGGGAAGATACCCCATCTGTTGTTTTCAGAGAAACGAGAAGTACCATCTGAACGAACAGTAGCAGTTACCATATATTTATCTTTCAATGTATAGTTTGCACGACCAAAGAATGATACTAAGTAATACTCTGTTGCGAAAGCGTAAGTACCAGCGTTAGGGTTATCAGCTTGGCTATCTCCTCTAGCGTTAGTCCACCAGTCATCTTGCTCTTGGTGGAAGTGTTGCCATGAATAACCTCCTAATACGTTGAATCTATGATCTCCTAGTTCTTTATCATACTGTAAAGTAAAGTCTAAAAGCTCATTTGTTTTATTTTGATCATAGTGACTTAAGCTACCACCCATTGTAGGATCTGTAATGTTATAGTTCCAAGCTGAAGTGATAGGGTTGTAAGTTCCACCTTTTGAAGCTGAATGGTCATAACCTAAGTTCAAGTTCGCTTTCAATTCTGGAAGGAAGTGGAATTTGTAATCAAATTGCAAGTTACCAATGAATCTGTTTACTGTAGAAGTATTTTCAGTTTGGTTAAGCATCGCAACTGGGTTAGAAGGTGCGATTGTAATTGGATTATAATCCGCATCTAACCAAGTATAATACCCACCAAATGCATCGTATTGATCTCCTGATCCTTTTACTGATTGTGTTGGATCATAAGCGATTGCAGAACCTAAAGAACCTGTATCAGCGAAACGGTTGCTTACGTTTACATATTTAGCAGAAACGTTTACAGCTAAGTGATCGTCGAAAAACTTAGGGTTCAAGTTAACAGAAGTAGTGTAACGCTCCATATTAGAAGTTTCCAAAATACCATTTGAGTTGTTATAACCAAATGATACACGGTAAGGAAGGATACCTGTACGACCTGCAACACTAATGTTTTGGTCAGTAGAGATTGCATTTCTCATCAACTCCTCTTGCCAATCAGTATTTGAAGAGCCTAACAAAGCAACTTCTGGTGAAGCCTCACCATATTGTTTGATCATTAAGTCTCTGTATTGGTCAGCTGAAAGCACATCAATTTGACCTGTAGGAGTACCTACTGAAACAGTACCGTTATATTCTACTTGGATACCGTCTCTAGTACCTTTCTTAGTAGTAATGATGATTACACCATTAGATGCTCTAGAACCGTAGATTGCAGTTGCTGAAGCATCTTTCAATACTGTAAATGTTTCAATATCGTTAGGGTTAATCGTGTTAAGCGGGTTACGCATACCTGCTACACCATCAGAATCTACTGGTACACCGTCAATTACGATAAGTGGATCATTAGAAGCTGATAACGAAGACCCTCCACGAATACGGATAGTTGCACCAGCACCTGGAGCACCACCACCATTCGTAATATTCACACCGGCAATTTTACCCGTCAAAAGATCTTGTGGAGATGAAATTGCACCTTGGTTAAACTTAGATGTATCAATTGATTCTACAGAACCAGTCAAATCATCTTTCTTAGCAGAACCATAACCAATTACAACAACTTCTTCTAATTGATCTGCATCTGGCTGCAATGTTACATCTATGATTGATTGAGCTCCTAGTTCTACTACTTGCTCTATGTAACCAATGTAAGAGAACTTAACTTGGCTAGCATCTTCAGGGATGTTTAGTTTATACTGACCATCAAAATTTGTGGCAGCACCTGTAGTCGTACCTACAAAAATTACAGATACACCTGGAAGTGGTGTTCCAGTCTCATCGAGCACCGTACCTGTCAAGGTTCTTTCTTGGGCAAAAGACATAAAAGGTACTAGAAGGCTCAGTACCCAAATCCCTGCCAACAAGGATAGGTTTTTCGTCATTTTCATACTTAGCGTTTCTCGTTTGGTATTCAAGAATAAAAAAACATTTTCCCCAAGGGGATAACAGTGTTTGATAGTTGAATAACTAAAAAAACTAGTGGTTAACTGTTAATTATTAGACTACACACTAGAATAAATTAGCCGCTTCGTCGTCTCTTGAACTGTTTGTTTGTCTGATAATGAGTGCAAGTAAAAAAACTATTAAAAAAGATCAAAACAGTGTTAAATACTCTATAATCAGCTGAGTTAAGCAAGATTTACAAAATAATGTTTCACTTTAAGTGTCATTTACACCAAATATTATTAAGTGTTATTCTATCGTTTAAAAATTATTCCATAGGTATTTAAGATAATAAGCTATAATCTTCTAAAATACACTTATTCACTCTACACTCATGCAACTGGTTCCGCAACCCGTTTCGATGCACAGTGTTATAGGAATAAATAATTCATTTTTTATTGTTAATAAAATCAAACCAAGGTAAACGGGCTTATTTTAACATGAAAACAATGTTATTAGCGTAAGATTATACACTTATTATTTACACAACAACCTTTACCATAATTAAAAAATAGATGTAAAAACAAATCTTCAGATATGTTATTTCAGGCCTTTCCCGATTTATTAATTTTAACTTTGTGACTTTTATTCACAATTCAGAATTTATTTTTAGCAGTTTGAGAATATTTCGTAAGACCTATCGATAAACCACTAATATTTTATTTTACTCAGATTTCAAAAAATGAGATTTAAAATAAAAAACACCTCCTAATTTAAATTAAGAGGTGTTGAAGAAGTTAGTATAAGACCAATCTTACATTTCTAATTTTTGCTCTTCGTTTATCCAGTTATCAATCATTTCTTCCAATATATTTAAAGGAACTGGACCACTCGTCAAGACGATGTCGTGAAACTTTCTAATATCAAACTGATCTTCCAATGCTATTTTAGCTTTTTCTCTTAACTCTAAAATCTTAAGCATTCCTATTTTATAGGCTGTAGCTTGAGATGGCATTACGATATGACGATCTACCATTTGCTCACAGTTTAAGTAAGACGCAG of Sediminitomix flava contains these proteins:
- a CDS encoding SusE domain-containing protein, which translates into the protein MKTNFVKYILFFLASFAFVSCQEDDQVKFTEDTATVPVLTNPEFESLYNLDKAQADDVFKTFTWTATKTDFPSKIVYALELISEEGLSTVIEETASLTSEVTIGELNSALGAVEADTLTAANYEFRVVSKLANDSGNSTGVGLASESFNTSIKPYASHYKLFVVAASEGGKVVDSERYIISSAADHEYAGAVELLATETYEFYTNDFNDGSAIVYGVVDGAFVEGGDALVLEEDGKYNFTASLNDDQAVSFVKAQPILWVPGAHNGWSHDIVEPVEGDIQSYTNVNLVSVQNNGVYTGKVWLTSEFKFSAQAGWDGTNYGAGSSKGQLDTDPGAGNHNAADFEGPGLYELEVNTNSNIFKVLSVEKLPIEVPEENALWIVGDQSAWGLNVNDIILETKEGSGIYEGVVDLVGAFDLRTTQDGIKVDKTYRSPVITEGQVSGNVEENATYTFRVPKKDKYLLKVDLNEGTYELGEAINYVYKVGDANGWNNPDDANYFEIKIPEIYVRGSKVYETTLTMTPGEGFKIVGVPGSWADSDGNWGFDNFPSNSSLINNDGGNFKFVGEEAKEYKVTLDFNNNTMAFGERIYKVGSANGWNDTANSNRQRAEWVSDQVYVLETALVANEEFKFVGILGSWDDGNYGWGDVENTTSELLQDKDGNIQFVGTDGTYKLTIDLASKSIEIEAAQ
- a CDS encoding SusC/RagA family TonB-linked outer membrane protein — encoded protein: MKMTKNLSLLAGIWVLSLLVPFMSFAQERTLTGTVLDETGTPLPGVSVIFVGTTTGAATNFDGQYKLNIPEDASQVKFSYIGYIEQVVELGAQSIIDVTLQPDADQLEEVVVIGYGSAKKDDLTGSVESIDTSKFNQGAISSPQDLLTGKIAGVNITNGGGAPGAGATIRIRGGSSLSASNDPLIVIDGVPVDSDGVAGMRNPLNTINPNDIETFTVLKDASATAIYGSRASNGVIIITTKKGTRDGIQVEYNGTVSVGTPTGQIDVLSADQYRDLMIKQYGEASPEVALLGSSNTDWQEELMRNAISTDQNISVAGRTGILPYRVSFGYNNSNGILETSNMERYTTSVNLNPKFFDDHLAVNVSAKYVNVSNRFADTGSLGSAIAYDPTQSVKGSGDQYDAFGGYYTWLDADYNPITIAPSNPVAMLNQTENTSTVNRFIGNLQFDYKFHFLPELKANLNLGYDHSASKGGTYNPITSAWNYNITDPTMGGSLSHYDQNKTNELLDFTLQYDKELGDHRFNVLGGYSWQHFHQEQDDWWTNARGDSQADNPNAGTYAFATEYYLVSFFGRANYTLKDKYMVTATVRSDGTSRFSENNRWGIFPSAAFAWNIGKEDFIQNSAVVSSMKLRAGWGITGQQNIGGGNYPYMPTYIYGDERSQYVYYDPNTGKMIYPTIRPNGYDENIKWEETTTYNIGLDFGFFDDKLTGNIDAYHRVTNDLLNTVPVASGSNLTNQLLTNVGSLQNQGVELTLNSKLVQTGDFFLDFGVNFTYNRTEITQLTLVDDPDYAGVKVGGIAGGTGQTIQIHQVGYAPSSFLVYEQIYDDKGMPIEGAYVDRNGDGQITEADKYIAGDPNPDFMIGVNMRATYKNWDFSMSGRANFGQQVYNNVNSANSNLNGMSVSGFNSNRTADVYNTMFQTMQQHSDYYVQDANYFRMDNIMLGYNFNNLAGGKYNARVYGTVNNAFVITGYDGLDPEVSGGIDNNLYPRPRTYMLGVNLSF
- a CDS encoding RagB/SusD family nutrient uptake outer membrane protein yields the protein MKIQKYIMKGAVVATAALSLTFSSCINDLNVDPIDPNLDSKDKIYTDLNSYEQGLAKIYAGLAVSGQKGPAGAPDLGGLDEGASQYLRKYWEFQELPTDEAINGWGDPGQPELSQATWAASNVLVEILYYRMTYQITLANQFIRDTEGADFGEDDPTDRMNQMRAEARYLRAMSYWHALDFYGNGIPFTDENSAIGSTPPAPPASGFGGTEIFEFIESELMEITSEDAVQQLKAAKAGFVGQADKAAAYMLLAKLYMNAEVYTGTPRWEDAKVYLEKVINAGYSLEGDYANNFMADNYLSQEIIFSVNYDGLYTQSYGGTTFLIHGAVGGDMSAEEYGIDSGWGGHRSTTALVEKFEDGNEVQVDPRGMFYREHDRANTDLTKFTDGYAVVKYTNKSRLGYNGSDPNLTFVDTNFPVFRLADAYLMLAEAEMRMGGVSGTSMANLEEIWTRGNVSSDLQTAYKAELSSNPEGFLLDERARELYWEGHRRTDLVRFGQFSTSEYVWPWKGGDVNGKGLESKFDLLPLPSSEINANPKLKQNPAWM